The Kitasatospora sp. NBC_00374 genome has a segment encoding these proteins:
- a CDS encoding NCS2 family permease — translation MTRIPTEPGTTEEAPAADEPLTSPPAAAPPRNALDAYFKISARGSSLGNELRGGLTTFMAMAYIVLLNPIILSGADVNGLKLDHAQLTTATALAAAVTTILMGVVGNVPLAVAAGLSVSGAISALVVPHTTWPQAMGLCMIYGLLIVLLVVSGLREKIMNGIPLPLKHAITIGIGLFVALIGLVKAGFVHTGGPTPVSLGAFGELSGWPVLVFCLTLLTIFVLLARNVRGAILIGIAGGTVVAFVVNAVVDLPAKTWSSSAPVWPGSPVSAPDFGLFGSVDLFGAFGSHGLGAISATVAVFTLVLAGFFDAMATIIGVGTEAGLADRQGRMPGLSKALFIDGAGGAIGGLSGASGQTVFVESATGVGDGARTGLASAITGAMFALMLFFSPLAAIVPVEVAAAALVVIGSMMMSQARHIDWSDREVAIPAFLTCVLMPFTYSITAGVAAGVISYTVIKAGTGKWREPGPLMWILTGVFVIYFALVPIKDWLGVH, via the coding sequence ATGACCCGGATCCCGACGGAGCCCGGCACCACTGAAGAAGCACCCGCCGCTGACGAGCCCCTCACCTCGCCACCGGCAGCAGCCCCGCCGAGAAACGCGCTGGACGCCTACTTCAAGATCTCCGCCCGGGGCTCCAGCCTCGGCAACGAGCTCCGAGGCGGCCTCACCACGTTCATGGCGATGGCCTACATCGTCCTGCTCAACCCGATCATCCTGAGCGGCGCCGACGTCAACGGCCTCAAGCTGGACCACGCGCAGCTCACCACGGCGACCGCGCTCGCGGCGGCGGTCACCACGATCCTGATGGGCGTGGTCGGCAACGTCCCGCTGGCGGTGGCCGCAGGCCTCTCGGTCTCCGGCGCGATATCCGCCCTGGTCGTCCCGCACACCACCTGGCCGCAGGCCATGGGCCTCTGTATGATCTACGGTCTGCTGATCGTGCTGCTGGTCGTCTCCGGGCTGCGCGAGAAGATCATGAACGGCATCCCGCTGCCGCTCAAGCACGCCATCACCATCGGCATCGGCCTGTTCGTGGCCCTGATCGGCCTGGTCAAGGCGGGCTTCGTGCACACCGGCGGCCCGACCCCGGTCTCGCTCGGCGCGTTCGGCGAGCTGTCCGGCTGGCCCGTCCTGGTCTTCTGCCTCACGCTGCTGACGATCTTCGTCCTGCTGGCCCGCAACGTCCGCGGCGCGATCCTGATCGGCATCGCCGGCGGCACCGTGGTCGCGTTCGTCGTCAACGCGGTCGTCGACCTGCCGGCCAAGACCTGGAGCAGCTCCGCCCCGGTGTGGCCGGGCAGCCCGGTCTCGGCGCCCGACTTCGGCCTGTTCGGCAGTGTCGACCTGTTCGGCGCGTTCGGCAGCCACGGTCTCGGCGCGATCAGCGCCACGGTCGCGGTCTTCACCCTGGTGCTGGCCGGCTTCTTCGACGCGATGGCCACCATCATCGGCGTCGGCACCGAGGCCGGCCTCGCGGACCGGCAGGGCCGGATGCCCGGCCTGTCCAAGGCGCTGTTCATCGACGGCGCCGGCGGCGCCATCGGCGGCCTGTCCGGTGCCTCCGGCCAGACCGTGTTCGTCGAGTCGGCCACCGGTGTCGGCGACGGCGCCCGGACGGGCCTGGCCTCCGCCATCACCGGCGCGATGTTCGCCCTGATGCTGTTCTTCTCGCCGCTCGCCGCGATCGTCCCGGTCGAGGTCGCCGCCGCCGCCCTGGTGGTGATCGGCTCGATGATGATGAGCCAGGCCCGGCACATCGACTGGTCGGACCGCGAGGTCGCCATCCCGGCCTTCCTCACCTGCGTCCTGATGCCGTTCACCTACAGCATCACCGCCGGTGTCGCCGCGGGTGTCATCTCCTACACGGTCATCAAGGCCGGCACCGGCAAGTGGCGCGAGCCCGGCCCGCTGATGTGGATCCTGACCGGGGTCTTCGTGATCTACTTCGCGCTCGTCCCGATCAAGGACTGGCTGGGCGTGCACTAG
- a CDS encoding tetratricopeptide repeat protein encodes MAEHRHHWIRATHRSAAADARTGLDLPELLATVSAHRRLRGPYTAVGGILRAVVPDALVRCPEAVARHDVEILSTAPELRPVVRATRETLTSLAIPKERTRFYSRLRTLRITHGLVEFLTAYVRSLDDGPRTLAVEDVQHADPTDQEFLAVLLRRADPALLTVVIGTGPDAPAVPEGPVEAPLPPALAAHCAVLDVDAAPQPLPADPARAWVDGDGTSDDPRTEQAYLALPADRRAALHDRRYRELTALAEESLGHGALTWHAQYGGDPAGTGIPALRRALDTCIDLGFYHATVELGERGLTLTGPDQDLDAWWAFTTKMTTSLAALGLPERSLPFYTEARALSTHPLVHMQAAYATSMLYTRHFEPGERDHLVARGWINLAIALAEQLPDPKERVARAVFNRNGLALIELHQGNLTGALTLLDSCLATLDETLDPDEHALHRSVLRHNRAQVTGQLGMHEESIADFTEVITLDPNYAEYHFDRGIARRGLGRPVEALADFEQAVRLSPPFPEAYYNRADVRAELGDLEGAVDDFGYVLELDPAFPDAHLNRGGLLLALGRLQDAWQDAEAGLALTPNSPELWCLKAQLHVEAGAAEEALRALGFALAAAPEYAPAWALRGGLAYEQGDLPAALSALERAAELSPDPEIRFNLAVALRESGRPERAAELLDTLLSEEEDPDVRAERDRCLAAG; translated from the coding sequence ATGGCCGAGCACCGGCACCACTGGATCCGGGCCACCCACCGCAGCGCCGCGGCCGACGCCCGCACCGGTCTGGACCTGCCCGAGCTGCTGGCCACCGTGAGCGCGCACCGGCGCCTGCGCGGACCGTACACCGCCGTCGGCGGCATCCTGCGAGCCGTCGTCCCGGACGCGCTGGTGCGCTGCCCCGAGGCGGTGGCCCGGCACGACGTCGAGATCCTCTCCACCGCGCCCGAGCTGCGCCCGGTCGTCCGGGCCACCCGCGAGACGCTCACCTCGCTCGCCATCCCCAAGGAGCGCACCCGGTTCTACTCCCGGCTGCGCACCCTGCGGATCACCCACGGCCTGGTCGAGTTCCTCACCGCGTACGTCCGCTCGCTCGACGACGGCCCGCGCACCCTGGCGGTCGAGGACGTCCAGCACGCCGACCCGACGGACCAGGAGTTCCTCGCGGTCCTGCTGCGCCGGGCCGACCCCGCGCTGCTCACCGTCGTGATCGGCACCGGCCCCGACGCCCCGGCCGTGCCCGAGGGCCCCGTCGAGGCGCCGCTGCCGCCCGCCCTCGCCGCCCACTGCGCCGTCCTCGACGTGGACGCCGCCCCGCAGCCGCTGCCCGCCGACCCGGCCCGCGCCTGGGTGGACGGCGACGGCACCTCGGACGACCCCCGGACCGAACAGGCCTACCTGGCCCTCCCGGCCGACCGGCGGGCCGCCCTGCACGACCGCCGGTACCGGGAACTCACCGCGCTCGCCGAGGAGTCGCTCGGCCACGGCGCCCTCACCTGGCACGCCCAGTACGGCGGCGACCCCGCCGGCACCGGGATCCCCGCACTGCGCCGGGCCCTGGACACCTGCATCGACCTCGGCTTCTACCACGCCACCGTGGAGCTCGGCGAGCGCGGACTGACCCTCACCGGGCCGGACCAGGACCTGGACGCCTGGTGGGCCTTCACCACCAAGATGACCACCTCGCTCGCCGCCCTGGGCCTGCCCGAACGCTCGCTCCCCTTCTACACCGAGGCCCGCGCGCTCTCCACCCACCCGCTGGTGCACATGCAGGCCGCCTACGCGACCTCGATGCTGTACACCCGTCACTTCGAGCCCGGGGAGCGCGACCACCTGGTCGCCCGGGGCTGGATCAACCTGGCGATCGCCCTGGCCGAACAGCTGCCCGACCCCAAGGAGCGGGTCGCCCGGGCCGTCTTCAACCGCAACGGGCTCGCCCTGATCGAACTGCACCAGGGCAACCTGACGGGCGCGCTCACCCTGCTCGACAGCTGCCTCGCCACGCTGGACGAGACCCTCGACCCGGACGAACACGCCCTGCACCGCTCGGTGCTGCGACACAACCGGGCCCAGGTCACCGGGCAGCTGGGGATGCACGAGGAGTCGATCGCCGACTTCACCGAGGTCATCACGCTCGACCCCAACTACGCCGAGTACCACTTCGACCGCGGTATCGCCCGCCGGGGCCTGGGCCGCCCGGTCGAGGCCCTCGCCGACTTCGAACAGGCCGTACGACTCTCCCCGCCGTTCCCCGAGGCCTACTACAACCGCGCCGACGTCCGCGCCGAACTCGGCGACCTGGAAGGGGCGGTGGACGATTTCGGGTACGTCCTCGAACTCGACCCGGCCTTCCCCGACGCCCATCTCAACCGCGGCGGCCTGCTGCTCGCGCTCGGCCGCCTGCAGGACGCCTGGCAGGACGCCGAGGCCGGCCTGGCGCTCACCCCGAACAGCCCCGAACTCTGGTGCCTCAAGGCCCAGTTGCACGTCGAGGCCGGGGCTGCGGAAGAGGCCCTGCGGGCGCTCGGGTTCGCCCTGGCGGCGGCCCCCGAGTACGCCCCGGCCTGGGCGCTGCGCGGCGGCCTCGCCTACGAGCAGGGCGACCTGCCCGCGGCGCTCAGCGCGCTGGAGCGGGCCGCCGAACTCTCCCCCGATCCGGAGATCCGCTTCAACCTGGCGGTCGCCCTCCGGGAGTCCGGCCGCCCCGAACGCGCCGCCGAGCTCCTGGACACCCTGCTCTCCGAGGAGGAGGACCCGGACGTCCGCGCCGAGCGCGACCGCTGTCTCGCCGCGGGCTGA
- a CDS encoding XdhC family protein — protein sequence MQDIAEQLHAWHAAGRSFAVATVVGVSGSAPRDPGAALAVDAVGEAIGSVSGGCVEGAVYELCRAAIESGEPVLERFGYSDEDAFAVGLTCGGILDVFVQPVVPGADPALDAGIAYIASGTPVALARVIAGPAGLLGATVAVTADAHHGALSPAPSTTAPLERAVVAEARAMLDAGRTGRLVLGLDGRPCDDEGQGTVTLFVESYVPAPRMLVFGAIDFAAAVVRIGRFLGYRVTVCDARPVFATARRFPDADEVVVDWPHRYLDSQLDRIDGRTVLCVLTHDAKFDIPLLERALRLPVGYVGAMGSRRTHRDRNARLREVGLTDAEIGRLRSPIGLDLGARTPEETAVSVAAEIVAHRRGGSCLPLSAGHGPIHHDLARAEAAEQPAERPRERSHAA from the coding sequence ATGCAGGACATCGCCGAGCAGCTGCACGCCTGGCACGCCGCCGGGCGGTCCTTCGCCGTGGCCACCGTGGTCGGGGTCTCCGGCAGCGCGCCGCGTGATCCGGGTGCCGCCCTGGCCGTGGACGCCGTCGGCGAGGCGATCGGCTCGGTCTCCGGCGGCTGTGTCGAGGGCGCGGTGTACGAGCTGTGCCGGGCGGCGATCGAGAGCGGCGAGCCCGTCCTGGAACGCTTCGGCTACAGCGACGAGGACGCCTTCGCGGTCGGTCTGACCTGCGGCGGCATCCTGGACGTCTTCGTGCAGCCGGTCGTCCCCGGCGCCGACCCCGCCCTGGACGCCGGGATCGCGTACATCGCCTCCGGCACCCCGGTCGCGCTCGCCCGGGTGATCGCCGGACCGGCCGGACTGCTCGGCGCCACCGTCGCCGTCACCGCCGACGCCCACCACGGCGCGCTCTCCCCCGCCCCCTCGACGACCGCACCGCTGGAACGCGCGGTGGTCGCCGAGGCCCGCGCGATGCTGGACGCCGGCCGCACCGGCCGGCTGGTGCTCGGCCTCGACGGCCGGCCGTGCGACGACGAGGGGCAGGGCACCGTCACCCTCTTCGTCGAGTCCTACGTGCCGGCTCCCCGGATGCTGGTCTTCGGCGCCATCGACTTCGCCGCCGCCGTGGTGCGGATCGGCAGGTTCCTCGGCTACCGGGTGACGGTCTGCGACGCCCGCCCGGTGTTCGCCACCGCGCGCCGTTTCCCGGACGCCGACGAGGTCGTGGTCGACTGGCCGCACCGCTACCTGGACTCCCAGCTCGACCGGATCGACGGCCGCACCGTGCTGTGCGTGCTCACCCACGACGCGAAGTTCGACATCCCGCTGCTGGAGCGCGCGCTGCGGCTGCCGGTCGGCTACGTCGGCGCGATGGGCTCCCGCCGGACCCACCGGGACCGCAACGCCCGGCTGCGCGAGGTCGGCCTGACCGACGCCGAGATCGGCCGGCTGCGCTCGCCGATCGGCCTGGACCTCGGCGCCCGCACCCCCGAGGAGACCGCCGTCTCGGTCGCCGCCGAGATCGTCGCCCACCGACGCGGCGGCAGCTGCCTGCCGCTCTCCGCCGGCCACGGCCCGATCCACCACGACCTGGCCCGCGCCGAGGCGGCCGAGCAGCCGGCCGAGCGGCCACGTGAGCGCTCGCACGCGGCCTGA